A window from Prinia subflava isolate CZ2003 ecotype Zambia chromosome Z, Cam_Psub_1.2, whole genome shotgun sequence encodes these proteins:
- the ELP1 gene encoding elongator complex protein 1, whose translation MRNLRLLRTGGCRSAAATGTPQCFCLGSEPGAVLVGSQYGLVELRPAGDSVSRDVSLTADGFLPEDGSGCVVGVEDLPEQESVCVATAAGDILLCNLSTKQVECVGSVDSGLSVMSWSPDQELVLLATGQQTLIMMTRDFEPITEKQIHQDEFGEGKFVTLGWGKKETQFHGSEGKQAAHRKQTEVLPAPAWDDGRPRVTWRGDGQFVAVSAVCPETGARKVRVWSRELVLQSTSEPISGLEQALSWKPSGNLIASTQEKPNRHDVVFLEKNGLLHGEFTLPFQKGQVKVNEMLWNADSTILAIWLEDLKVEKSNPNTYVQLWTTGNYHWYLKQSLHFGSLEENQLVSLLWDRENLYRLHILCKGWHYLFYDWHWTTDHGLGENSQHMANVAVIDGDKVLVTAFQHAVVPPPMCTYEIQLQQAVNQVAFHTDPKHSGDMAVLDADNRISVYRYGQSTVNDPSVKFGAVGGNGFKAAVETPYLDKTYRVDVSSSSNEVMNPLGLRFLTWLPDDSFLVVGQGQHAAQSVLHHLTAVPHVAGAEEECLNLRLSVPVDGEVISLYCSPVTKTVALQLTDRQILKYLWEASTPLLEPWRSSSCSAVHFPYRCVQTSITRINGEEVILGLTDRCRFFVNDIEVASNITSFATYNEFLLVTTSSHTCQCFCLKNLSVKALQAGLSSAAAPNSETLRKVERGSRIVTVVPQDTKVVLQMPRGNLETIHHRALVLAQIRKWLDRLMFREAFQCMRKLRINLNLLYDHNPKVFLENTETFIRQIDSVNYINLFFTELKEEDFTKSMYPSLNGSSNSQPHQHPDQKKVNLICDVMRVAMEHIDPQKYCLSILTAHVKKSPPELEIALQKVHDLRESITPEVQAVSAEEALKYLLFLVDVNELYDYSLGTYDFDLVVMVAEKSQKDPKEYLPFLNTLRKMETNYQRYTIDRHLKRYTKALGHLSKCGPEHFSEFLNLVKDQNLYSEALKLYPSSTQEYKDISDAYGEYLIQKQLYEQAALIFARAGIFAKALDAFQSSGSWQQALCMASQLGFTKDKLSSLARSMAGKLVEQRKYAEAAILLEQYTQDYEEAVLLLLEGVLWEEALRLIHKYGRLDILETNFKPAILEAQKSQLIFLDSQKTAFLRHKSRLRVVRELKEKACENPQDYEVPNCPELELFSETSSVVTASDMNSKYSHSNSRISARSSKNRRKAERKRYSLKEGSPFEDIALLEVLGESVRAVETVKGEIHILLKQLVLFAYDEQAGALQQVLEEVLQLMETSIPEIWTPDLQQSSASLVLGPNSTANSIMAAYQQKRMMPPVVQDPEVLAPPKLNKNLQWKLHLLQ comes from the exons GTCAGCAGACACTCATCATGATGACGAGGGACTTTGAACCAATTACTGAGAAGCAAATCCACCAAGATGAGTTTGGAGAAG GAAAGTTTGTTACTCTTGGCTGGGGTAAAAAGGAGACACAGTTCCATGGATCAGAAGGGAAACAGGCAGCACATCGCAAACAGACG GAAGTGTTaccagcaccagcctgggatGATGGCAGGCCTCGGGTGACATGGAGAGGAGACGGGCAGTTTGTTGCAGTGAGTGCTGTCTGTCCAGAGACAG GTGCTCGGAAGGTCCGGGTATGGAGCAGAGAGCTTGTGCTGCAGTCAACAAGTGAGCCTATCTCAGGATTAGAACAAGCACTGTCCTGGAA GCCCTCAGGAAATCTGATAGCATCTACACAAGAAAAGCCCAACAGACATGATGTggtttttttggaaaagaaTGGACTTCTTCACGGAGAGTTCACCCTCCCTTTCCAAAAAGGGCAGGTCAAA GTTAATGAAATGCTTTGGAATGCAGATTCTACAATCCTGGCTATATGGCTAGAAGACCTGAAGGTGGAGAAGTCCAACCCAAACACTTATG TTCAGCTGTGGACCACAGGGAACTATCACtggtacctgaagcaaagtCTACACTTCGGTAGCTTGGAGGAAAATCAGTTGGTGTCACTGCTATGGGACCGGGAGAACCTGTATAGATTACATATCCTCTGCAAGGGCTGGCATTACCTCTTCTACGACTGGCATTGGACCACAGACCACGGGCTGGGGGAGAATAGTCAACATATGGCAAATGTGGCTGTTATAGATGGAG ATAAAGTGCTTGTCACAGCCTTCCAGCATGCTGTGGTGCCTCCGCCCATGTGTACTTATGAGATACAGCTCCAACAGGCAGTAAATCAGGTCGCATTTCACACAGATCCCAAACATAGTGGGGACATGGCTGTCCTGGATGCTGATAACAGGATTTCTGTGTACAGATATG GACAGAGTACAGTGAATGACCCTTCTGTCAAGTTTGGAGCTGTGggaggaaatggctttaaagCTGCTGTGGAAACACCATACCTGGATAAAACCTACAG AGTTgatgtgagcagcagcagcaatgaagTGATGAATCCTCTGGGGCTCCGATTTCTCACCTGGCTGCCAGATGACAGCTTCCTGGTTGTTGGTCAAGGTCAGCATGCTGCTCAGTCTGTCCTTCACCATCTGACTGCTGTGCCTCACGTGGCTGGAGCTGAAGAAGAGTGCCTGAATTTACG GTTGTCAGTGCCTGTAGATGGAGAAGTAATCAGCCTGTACTGCAGCCCAGTGACCAAAACTGTAGCTCTGCAGCTGACTGATAGACAGATCCTAAAATACTTGTGGG AGGCTTCTACTCCACTCCTTGAGCCCTGGCGGAGTAGCAGTTGCTCTGCTGTTCACTTCCCCTACCGTTGTGTGCAGACTTCCATCACGAGGATCAATGGTGAA gAGGTGATCCTGGGCCTGACCGATCGATGTCGGTTTTTTGTTAATGATATTGAG GTTGCTTCTAACATCACATCATTCGCAACATACAATGAGTTTCTGTTGGTGACAACCAGCTCTCACACCTGTCAGTGCTTCTGCTTGAAAAACTTATCAGTGAAGG CCCTCCAGGCTGGtttgagcagtgctgctgcacccAACAGTGAGACCCTGCGCAAGGTGGAGCGAGGTTCGCGCATCGTCACCGTTGTTCCCCAGGACACAAAGGTGGTGCTGCAG ATGCCAAGAGGAAATCTGGAGACCATTCACCACCGTGCTCTCGTTCTTGCCCAGATTAGAAAGTGGCTAGACAG GCTTATGTTCAGGGAAGCTTTTCAGTGTATGAGGAAGCTGCGAATCAACCTCAATCTTCTCTACGACCACAATCCCAAG GTAtttctggaaaacacagaaacctTTATCAGGCAAATAGATTCTGTGAACTATATCAACTTGTTTTTCACAGAACTGAA AGAAGAGGATTTCACGAAGAGCATGTACCCATCTCTGAATGGCAGCAGTAACAGCCAGCCACACCAGCATCCTGATCAGAAAAAAGTAAACCTCATATGTGACGTGATGAGAGTTGCCATGGAACACATTGACCCTCAAAA aTACTGCCTATCGATACTGACAGCACATGTGAAGAAAAGTCCTCCAGAACTAGAAATTGCTCTCCAGAAGGTTCACGATCTTCGAG AAAGCATTACACCAGAAGTCCAAGCTGTGAGTGCAGAAGAAGCACTAAAGTACCTGCTTTTCCTTGTGGATGTCAATGAATTGTATGATTATTCCTTGGGGACGTATGACTTTGATTTAGTCGTCATGGTGGCAGAAAAGTCTCAAAAG GACCCAAAAGAGTACTTGCCCTTCTTAAATACCCTCcggaaaatggaaacaaattaTCAGCGATATACAATAGACAGACACTTGAAGAGATACACAAAAGCTCTTGGCCACCTCAGCAAATGTG gtCCTGAACACTTCTCTGAATTCCTGAACTTGGTGAAGGATCAGAATCTGTATTCTGAGGCTTTGAAGCTGTACCCCTCTAGCACTCAGGAGTACAAG GATATCAGTGATGCATATGGGGAGTACTTGATTCAAAAGCAGCTGTATGAACAGGCTGCATTGATATTTGCTCGTGCTGGCATCTTTGCAAAAGCACTTGATGCTTTtcagagcagtggcagctggCAGCAAGCCCTGTGCATGGCATCACAGCTTGGTTTCACAAAGGATAAGCTGTCCAGCCTGGCACGGAGCATGGCAG GAAAACTAGTTGAACAGAGAAAGTATGCAGAGGCAGCCATACTCCTGGAGCAGTACACTCAG GACTATGAAGAGGCCGTTCTCCTGCTCTTAGAAGGGGTtctttgggaagaagctttgaGACTG ATTCACAAGTATGGTAGACTGGATATCTTGGAGACCAACTTCAAACCTGCTATTTTGGAAG CTCAGAAAAGTCAGCTGATCTTCCTAGATTCccagaaaacagcatttcttcGCCATAAGAGTCGCCTGCGAGTGGTGCGAGAGCTGAAGGAGAAGGCCTGTGAGAACCCACAGG ATTATGAAGTCCCAAATTGCCCAGAATTGGAGCTTTTCTCTGAAACCAGCAGTGTTGTGACAGCCAGTGACATGAACAGCAAATACTCACACAGCAATTCAAGAATATCAGC GCGATCCTCAAAGAACCGACGCAAGGCGGAGCGTAAGAGATACAGCCTGAAGGAGGGGAGTCCTTTTGAGGATATTGCCCTTCTGGAAGTCCTGGGAGAGAGCGTTCGCGCTGTTGAGACTGTGAAAG GAGAGATACACATCCTTCTGAAGCAGCTTGTGCTCTTTGCGTACGACGAGCAAGCTGGGGCACTGCAGCAAGTCCTCGAAGAGGTTTTGCAGTTGATGGAGACCTCAATCCCAGAAATCTGGACTCCAGACCTGcaacagagctctgccagcctg GTCTTGGGACCCAATTCAACTGCTAACAGCATAATGGCTGCCTATCAGCAAAAGAGGATGATGCCTCCTGTTGTACAAG ATCCAGAAGTACTGGCTCCaccaaaattaaataaaaatctacagtGGAAACTGCATCTTCTCCAGTAA